The genomic segment CGGTGCCACCACCCGGAGCGGGATGCTCTCCGGCCCGATGCGCGACCGTTTCAAAATGCACGAGCACCTGGAGTTTTACAGCGTCGAGGAACTGGCCACCATCATCCGCATCAACTCCGGAAAGTTGAACACACCCATCACCGAGTCCGCGGCCCGGGAACTGGCCCGCCGCAGCCGCGGCACGCCGCGGGTGGCGAACTCGCGCCTCCACTGGACGCGAAGTTATTCCGCCGCGAAGCACGACGGGAGCATTTCGGAACCGATCGCGAAGGCGGCCCTCGACATGGCCGAAGTGGACAGCGACGGGCTGGACAAAAACGACCGCCGGTACCTGGAGATTCTCATCGACCTGTACGGCGGCGGCCCGACCGGGGTGGAAGCGCTCGCGGCGACGATCAACCTCGCCTCGGACACCCTCTCGGACGAGATCGAGCCCTACCTGCTCCGCGAGCAGTACATCACGCGTTCGCCCCGCGGCCGCGTCGCAATGCCCCGCGCGTACACCGCGCTCGGCAAGCTCCCGCCGCGCCCCAAACCGGACGACAAGCAGGGGTCGCTGTTCGAGTGAAGGCGACCGGACCGGGCGCGGGCGCCCGGCTCCCACTCGCAGTCCTTCTCACATTTCGCGGCATCTCGCTTACGCACACATTATTTTCTCATTACTTCAATTCCGTCATACGATAGCAATTTTCGCTCAGATCCGCGCGAATTATGTTGACGTGTCCGTCCACGCACCTGTAAAAGGAAACATGTTGGGGAGCGGTCTTTCTCGTCTTTTCCGCTCCGACTCGTCGATCGCTCATTACTCGCTTGGTCGGCCACATTTCTTTCTCACAGGTGCGACTATGTTTCGTTCCCGGACCCCGCGCGGGTTCACACTCATCGAGCTGTTGGTGGTGATCGCGATCATCGCGATCCTGATCGGGCTCCTGTTGCCCGCCGTCCAAAAGGTGCGCGAGGCCGCCGCCCGCATGTCGTGCGGCAACAACGTCAAGCAGATGTGTCTGGCGCTCCACAACGCCCACGACACGAACAACACGCTCCCGCCGATGGCCGCGTACCAGTACGGCGGGGCGTACTACGCGCCGTTCTTCTTCCACCTGCTCCCGTTCATCGAACAGCAGAACGTTTACAAGGCGGCGACGATCGGCGGGTACGTCCTCCCGGAGTGGTCCACCCCCGGCCCGACCGGGTACCTGCGGCAGACCCGGATCAAGACCTACCAGTGCCCCTCGGACGCGACGCTCGGGACCAACCAGGCCACCGACTGGTTCCCCGGCGACTCGAGCTACGGCGCCAACTTCCAGGTCTTCGGTAACCCCAACTTCAATCAGTCCACGACCGTCCGCTCCGACTGGGATGGCAAGACCACCCTCGTTGCGATCACGGACGGTACGTCCAACACCATCGCCATTGCGGAAAAGTTGGCTTATTGCCCGGGGGTGACGACCGCGACTCTGGTCGGCCCCTACGTGAACGGCTCGAACTCCGCTGGTGGAACCTGGTGGATGCGGGGCATTTTCAACTCCGGTAACTTCACCGGCGCCGCGGACCCCGGCGGCGACGACAGCTTCCCTGGTGACCGTGTGTCGGGGGTGTTTGCGGGGGGGAACAACACGTGGTCCGATGGAACGTACTGGTACACCGGCGTGGACTCCAAGCCCACGATCTTCCGCGTTCCGGGTAACAACACGGAATCCGGCCCCTGCGACCGCGGACAAGCCTCTTCCTCGCACGGACTGATCCAGGTCGGCCTGTGCGACGGTAGTGTTCGGCTCATCAGCAGCAGCATCAGTGCCCAGACCTGGTGGGCCGCCTGCACCCGCAACGGCGGCGAAACCCTGAACTCCGACTGGTAATCCGATTCCAGCGGCACAGACTCGGACCGAACACGCGAACCCGACCATCTGGTCGGGTTCGTGCTTTTTTTCGCGACGTATGGCGGAAGATCCGTCGCACCTGCCCCGCTCGGTAGGTGTCTTGTTTTCCCAATTCACCGATGGTTCGGGGCGGCTCCGACCAAGTAGAGTTGAGCCGGCCGGATGCCGACCCCTGGGGACCCACTGATGACCTTGCCCGCCCCGCGCATTTCGGGCTTCCTGGCCCCAATCCGCGACGCGGCCGCCAGCGACGCCGAATTGCTCGACCGGTTCGTCACGCACCGCGACGGCCCGGCCTTCGCCGCCCTCGTCGCCCGACACGGGCCGATGGTGTTCGGCGTGTGCCGGCGCGTCCTCCGCGACTGGCACACCGCCGAGGACGCCTTCCAGGCCACGTTTCTGGTACTCGCCCGCAAAGCCGCGTCGATTCATCCCCCGGGGGCGGTGGCGGGTTGGCTCCACGGAGTGGCGTACCGCGTCGCGAAAGGCGCCCGGAGAACTGATCTGCGGATGACCGCGCGGGAGCGCCCAACAGCCGAACTCCCCGAACCGGCCGCGCCGACCGGCCCGGACACGGACCTCCGAACGGTCCTCGACGACGAGTTAAGAAAGCTCCCGAGCAAGTACCGCGATCTGCTCGTCGCGTGCGACCTGGAAGAGCGCCCACGGGCACCGGTAGCCGCGTCGCTGGGGATACCGGAAGGCACCCTCTCCAGCCGACTCACGACCGCGCGAAAGCTGCTGGCCCGGCGGCTGTCGAAGCGCGGCGTGGCGCCGGCCTTCACGGCCGGAATTGCACTCAACGGCCCGTCCGGGATCGCAAGCGAAGTGCCCCGAGCGGTCTGGGCGTCCGCAGCTCGATTCGGGAGCGCGGCCGGCACGGTGCCGTGCCGGGTCAGTTCCCTTACCAAAGGAGTGGTTCGAACAATGCCCCACCGTGTATTGCGTCCCATTGCGTGGCTCCTGATCTCGACATGCGGAGCGATCGGCGTGGCGCTCGCTGCGAGCGGCCCACCATCACCCGTTTCGAGGGTCCCCACAACGAAGCCTTGCGCGATCGCGTTCATCGCGCCACCGGAAATCGTCCCTCCACGCGTCGCGCCGAAGGCGACTCCCAAGCACCTCAACAAGCTGATGTTCAGCCGGGACGGGGATCTCGTAATGACCGACCCGGACGGGACGAACCAGAAACAACTGTTGGACGGGAAGAAGGTGACGTTTGCTTCGTTCCTGACGGCGGTTGCCCCCGACGGAACCCGTGCGTGTTCATTTTGGGTCAGCAGACACAAGGAAAATCGGATGTCCACAATCCTGGTCGTGAAACTCGACGACCAGGACACGGGAACCGACTACGCGGAGGACGGGGAACTGCTCCGGTGGTGCTGCTGGTCCGCAGACGGCACCCGACTCCTCATCAGCGACGCCGATGGCCCGGAACCACCCGATCGGTTCAAATTGACCCACCATGTGATCGACGTGGCTACTGGTAAACGAACAGAACTGGACCTTCCCGCCGACCACCTCGTGATCGACTGGGCACGCGACGGCTCGTTCCTGAGCCGCGTGGCCGTCCTCGACTCAGCAGAAAAGGTAGGAGCCTGGCATTTGTGGTTGCTCGGACCAGACGGGAAGCCAAAAGCCGAAATTCGACCCAACGACAAATCGGGTGGTGGGCTACCTGCATTGCACCGCTGGCAGGGTCAACCATTCGGATAGCGCCCACACCCGATCGGTCAGTCCCGCGGCCATTGCCGGTGTTCTCTGGTGCCAGCGCCCGTCGGCACCCTTGTGGCGGAGCGTGCGGACCGGCCAGCAGAAGTTGTAGCTGAAGTAGCTGAAGGCGGTGGCCGCACGGTGCGTGTCCCAGTCCTTCGAGAACCCATAGCTCTTGCGCACCTTGCGGCTGCACCGATTCCGGTCCGTCCCGTTGTGTCGCTCCACGAAGCACGTGTTGACCGCCGTGCTCACCGCCGAGGCGAGTAGCGCGGCCGTGACCGCCACCACCGCCCCGAACACCACCCGCGTGCTCACCGCCACCACCCGGTTGTTCTCCCGCTCCTTGTGGACGGTCGCATAGGTGACCTCGGGCGGGATGACCCGGTGGGCCTTGCGCGGCCGACCGGGTCGCCCGGTTCGCGGCGGGGTCACCAAGTGCCCGTAGGTGTCCCGGATCGCCGAGGCGTACACCGGGTACTCGTCGGACGTCATGAGCCGCATCACTCGGCCCCCGGTGCGCCGGTGGAAGTCACGGACCAGGGCGTGGGTCGCGTCCTCGGTCCGCTTACCGACCAACAGGCTCACGACCAATCGGCTCTCGGGATCGAGGGCCACGTGGTCCCAGCAGTCCCCGCGCCGGGTCTCGTCGGGGCCGCAGTTCTTCTCCTTACGGCCCACGAAATCCCACTTCTCATCGAACTGCACTTCGCGGGTCGTCGGGGGAAAAAGCCACGAGCTCGTCGTGCAACGCGCGGGCATGTTGGCCGGCCCGTCGGATGTACCGGGTCACCGTATTGGTATGAACCCCGGTGAGCCGTGCGGTCTTGCGGGTCCCGATCCCTTCGGCCACGTGAGCCAGAACCGCGGTCACCCGCGCGGCCGGCAGTCGGGCGTCGAACAGTGGGGTGCCCTTGCGCTCGGAGAACCGGGCCTTGCAGGTCCGGCACCGGAGCACCCGCGTCTTGTTCGGCCCATAACGGGCCGGCACGGTCAGGTTCCCGTGGTTCCGTTTCCCATGGTCGGGACAATGGGCATTGAGGCAACAGAAGCGGCTCAGGTCGTCCATGACGGATCTCAATCCGTGGGAGCAAATGCCAACCGAGAAGCGGAATCCCTTACCATACCTCCGGTAACTCGTGCAAGGCTAAGAAGACACCACCACAAATCGTGCTGGCCGGGAATCGGCACGTTCTCTCCTGACGGACAACGGGTCGTGTACTCGCTGTCTCCAAGGGACCCAGACAAAACACCGGACGCGGGCGGACTGGCCGTTTGCGACATCGTCACCGGTAAAAGCTCCCCGGTGGCGAACGTGCCACTGAACGCCAGGATCATTTCGGTGTGCTGGTCGCCGGACGGGAAAAAGCTCGCTTACTCCTGGCGCATCACCGAAGACCGAAAAAAGGAAAACCCGGACCTGCAAGAGGTCGAGTTCCACATCACGGTTTGCGACCCGGATGGGCAGAATCAGAAAACAGTCGCTTCGGAAAAAGGACAGGTACGGAGCTGCTCAATCGGACATGTGTACTGGCGCTGACAGTCCGGCCCCCGCGCTTCACGCGCGGGGGTCACTCTTGATCGTGGGCACCACAAACACAATGGTGCCGATCCCGATCAGCGCCAGCACGCCGATGACCCACTTCGCCTTGATCGGCAGCGGCCCGTAGGTGATGCTCAGGCTCACCACCGTCACCACCAGACACACCGCGACGATCTTCACCGGCCGGCGAATGCCGCGGTGCTCTTCCCAGTCGCGTAGCAGCTTCCCGAATATCGGCGACCGCTTCAGCCAGCGGTTCAGGCGCGGCGAGGACCGCGAAAAGCAGTAACTCGCGAGCAGCACCCACGGCGTCGTGGGCAGGCCGGGCAGGATCGCGCCCAGGTACGCGAGTCCCACACACACCAGCCCGGCGCACACGTACAGGAACCGTTTCAACCCGGTCGCGACGGGCGGGTCCGACCGCCCGGGGGCAACCGGCGGGGGCGAAGCGCGCTCGTCCGGCACACCGCTAATGGCGGAACCCTTCCCGGTATTGGTTCGTCGAAGTGACGTAGAGTACGATGCTTTATACGACGCAACCACCTCCCCCAACACCCACCCATCCATGCGCCGAACCGCACCGCTCGCGCTCTTTTTTGGCCTGACGGTCGCCGCTGGCGGGTGCGGCAAGAAAGCGCCCGAAGTTTCTCCGGGGCCAGAAGGACGCACCGCCGTCCAACCAAGTGACCCGCCCGAGGACACCGCCGCTGCGCGGCTCAAGCTGCTGAGCAGTCTGAAGGGAACCAATCAGGAAGCCCGGCGCAAGGCCATCGAAGACCTGTCGTGGCTCGCGGAAGAAGACCCGGCCGTGCTGCCGGCACTCGTCGAACTGCTGAAAGATAAAAACACTGCGGGGTCGGGCCGAACGCTCGCTAACCAGATCAACAGCACCCGCGAAGCCGCCGCCCTCACCATTCTGAAATGCACGAACGGCGACCGGGTGATGAAAGAAAAGGGACTCGCCGCCCTCCGCGAAGGTCTCACCGATCCGGCCCCCGCCGTCCGCGAACACATCGCCTACACGATCGGTCAACTTGGGCCTATCGCCAAGCCGCTCGCACCCGACGTTCAAATGCTCTGCACCGATCCCGACAAAAACGTCCGTGGAGTCGCCTTCGACACCCTCCGCGTAACGGGTGTAGCCGATCCCGTCGCACTCGTGCGGCTGCTCACTCATACGGACGAAGACGTCGTCCTTCTGGCAAGCGAACTCGTCCCGCTGCTACCCGATGTACCAGTCGCCGCCATCGGACCGCTGACCGAAGCGCTTGTGGCTGAAAATCCGAACGTTCGCTACGCAGCGGCCGAGGGGCTTGCTACGGCCGGGCCAAATGCGGCAGCCGCGGTTCAAGCACTGACGGATGCCGTGAAAAAGAGCTACCCCGCGGAGTTCGATCGCAAAACGGCCCGTCTCTCCGGCCCCGAAATGGCGTACTGGAAGGCACTCGGCCGGACTGGGGAGCCCGCGGTTGTCCCCACGGCGAAACTCCTTGATCATTCGAATTTGCTCGTCCGCATGCTCGCAGTGCGGACACTGGGCGAAATCGGAGCCCCAGCGAAGGTAGCGAAAGACGCGCTGAAAAAAGCGCTCAACGACACGACTGTCAACGTCGCCGTCGAGGCCGCTGCCGCACTCTGCAAGCTCGGCGAGGCGCAGGAAGACGCGGTCGCCCTGATGAAGCGAGCAATGGAGGCGACCGGCGAGGGCGTGGCGGGGTACGCTATTGAAGCGATCCCGCGTCTGGGCGAAGTGGGCAAACCGCTCGTTCCGCTCGCCCTGGCCAAGATGGCGGACGCCGACCCGAACACCCGCCTGGCCGCCGTGTTGCTCGTCGGACTGCTCCCGCCATCGGAAGCGACGAAAGCCGCGTCGGACGTTGGCAAGCGCCTCACCGACGACGTTCCCGAGATCCGCAGCGCCGCCGGTCGGGTGCTCGAACAGCTCGGCCCGGTGGGTGCGCCCGCGGCCGACGCACTCGGCCGGGCGCTTCAAGCCGAGAAAGAAGAAAACATCCGCGACCAGTTCGTCGAAGCACTGGTCGCGATGGGTCCGGGAGCAAAGGCCGGACTCCCGGGCCTGCTGCCGCTCGTCGCGGAAAAGGGGCTACCGATACCACTTCGGACCAAAGCGATCACGGGGTCGGTAACGGCCGATCCCGGTTCGCCGGACGTGGCCACCGCGCTCGAGAAGGCCGCGGGCGACAGCAACTTTGAGATTCGTGTCGCCGCAGCCGACGCAATGGGTCACCTCAACCCGCTCCCCGCCGCCCCGCTCGACAGACTGCTCAAGATGGCGAAGAACGACGCGAGAAACGACCCTCGGGTCGCCGCGCTGCGCGGGCTGACTACGGCCGGTATCCGAGCGAAGGCCGCGGGCGCCGAACTCGATGCGATCGTTGCCGGTCCGCAACCGGGGCTGGCTCTGCTGGCACAGGTGGCCCGAGCCTCGGTCGATGGCAACCCGCAACGGGCCAGCGACGCCGTCCGCAAGGGGCTCACCGACCGCAATTCCCAGGTCCGCGCCGCTGCGGCCGAATCGCTCCTGTTCATTGGCCCCAAACCGATCGATTTACCCGCCCTCCTCAAACTCCTCATGGACGCGAACAGGCCGACACGCGTGGCGGCCGCCACCGGAGTCGGACGCATCGGCAGCGCCGCGAAGGACGCGGTTCCCCAATTGACACGCTTGCTCAACGACAACACCGGTGACGTCCGGATCGCCGCCGCGGCCGCACTGGGCGACATCGGAACCGCTCCCAAAGCCACGGTAGCGAAGCTCCGCGACCTCCAGCGGAACGACCCGGTGGCGAAATTCGCCGCGCAACGAGCTATTAACAAGCTCGGGGAAAAGTGAGCGGATTAACCAGGAGCAGTGGCCAGACTTGAACACCGAACAGCAGAACACGATCCCAATGAACTCAACAGAACGGCTGGCAACTTCGCCCAACTGGCTTCAAGGCTTGGGCTACGGTTCGATCGCGAGTTGATCGATCACCTGCTTGATGGCATCGGGCGCGGTGCCGGCGGCGCCGCTGTACTGCCGGCGGGCGCCGTCTTTGCCGATCACCACCGACGCACGGAACACCCACTGATTGTTCTCGCGCTCCAGGTTCCGGTCCGCGGGCTTAACCCCGTACTTCTGCTCCAACTGCTTGTAAAGCGAGTCGACGGCCTGGGGCGCTTCGAGATCACCGCCGGGGAGGGTGCCGCCGACCTGAGTGAGGGTCACGCCCGGCGATTCGATCTTCAACTCGTCCCCGTCTCGAATGCGCCCGGCCAGCGAAGCCGGCGTACTCGACGTGCCCAGGATGACCGGGCCCTTGAACCGCTCCGGATCGGCGTTGTAACCCACCTTGCCACCACCAGTTGGTGTCGTCAGCGGATCGGGTTTCCCACCAGCCGGTCCGGTCGCACGGTCCGGAATCGGCATATTCTGTTTCGGAATGAGGTTCGGTCCGTAAACCAGCGGGTCCTTCCCGCGGGCCACGCCCGTCCCGTTCCCCTTCGCGTCCTTATCGCTCTTGCACCCGGCGAGGACGAGCAGCGCGACCGCGCCCGCGCACGCCGCCCACCGCCGCAAGGGGTGCGGAACGTCGCGTCGAGTGTGTCGTATGTCCCGCATCATCTTGACCCGCCTCCGGGGGCGGCTAAATCAGCCGTGCGTCCGGCAGCCACCACCTGTACTCTCCCCCACCAGGAGTCCACCGTCCATGTCGGGACGGCAGAAAGCGACCGCCGGAAGGCGGTGCGGGTGTGGCGGGTGACCGGTGGGCAAACTTTGCCGGCTGAATAACCATCAGGTAAGGCGGGTGCAATGGCGGTTCACAGGATCGCGGTGATCGGCGGGGACGGGATCGGGCCGGAGGTCATCGATCAGGCCATTCGGGCGGCCGAAGTCGCGGCCCGGAAACACGATGGCGCCGACCTCCAGTGGGCCAAGCTGCCCTGGAGCACCGCGTACTACAAGCAGCACGGCCGGATGCTCCCCGAGGACGGCTGGGACCAACTCAAAGCCTACGAAGCCATCCTCTTCGGTGCGGTGGGCGACCCCAGCGTGCCGGACAAAATTACGGTTCACGAGCTGCTGCTGCCCATGCGGCGGAAGTACGACCAGTACGTGAACCTGCGCCCGGCGTACCTCTTCGCCGGCGTGCCGTGCCCGCTCGCCGGCAAGAAGCCGGGCGAAATCGACATGCTCGTGTACCGCGAGAACACCGAGGGCGAGTACGCGCCCGTGGGCGGGAACCTCTACCCCGGCACCGAGAACCAGATCGCGGTCCAGACCGGCGTGTTCACGTGGAAGGGGTGCGAGCGCATCCTCCGCGCCGCGTTCGAGGCGGCCCGGAAGCGCCCGCGGAAGAAGCTCACGAGCATCACCAAATCGAACGCCCAGGTGTACGGCCTCGGCCTCTGGGACGACGTGTTCCACGCCGTCCGCAAGGACTACACCGACGTGGACAGCGGCTCGCTCCTCGTGGACGCCGCCGCGATGGACTTCGTGCGGAAACCGGAGTCGTTCGACGTGGTGGTCGCGAGCAACTTGTTCGGCGACATTCTGACGGACCTAAGCGCCGCCGTCACGGGTAGCATCGGGCTCGCGTCCAGCGCGAACATCAACCCGACGAAGAAGTTCCCGAGCATGTTCGAGCCGGTCCACGGCAGCGCGCCGGACATCGCCGGCAAGGGCATCGCGAACCCGCTGGCGGCGGTCCTCAGCGCGGCGCTGATGCTCGACCACCTCGGACTGGCACAGAGCGCGGCCGCCGTTCGCGCGGCCGTGGCGCACGTCCTGGCCACGGGCGCAGTGAGGACCCCCGACCTCGGCGGCTCCGCGACGACCACGCAAATGGGCGACGCGGTCGTTGCGGCTCTTGCGTGACTTGAAAATTGGGACCACAGTCCGAATCGATACCAACACGTGTTAATTTTCGTGGGCACGCAACGGGTTATCGTGCCAGAGTAACGGTTACCCGTCCCCGCCTCAAACTGTGCAGGTGCCCCATGCCCACCGGTCCCCAGATCATCCTCACCCTGAAGGTGCTGGTCGTCGCGGTGACGGTGTTACTCGCGCTCTCGCTCGTAGCGTTGGTGATGAAGAAGCCGCGGCTGCACGGGCAGATCAACACCGCGTTCTTCGCACTCACCATGCTCACCGTGCTGTGCTTCGAGGGCTTCCTCCAGGTGGTGAACGTGTCCGAGCTGTTCACCCCGGAGGCCCGACAGGCTCTGCGCGTCCACCTCTATTTCTCCGTTCCCTCGACTCTGCTCTTGCCCGTAATGATGGCGACCGGCAAGATGCACCGGCGCCGGCTCCACATCGCGTTCGGGCTCCTGTTCGTGACCCTTTGGACCGGCACCGTTATCACCGGCCTCGGGCTCCCCCACTAAGTGCGTATGGAACCGACCGAAGACCCGCCGCCGGAGCCGACCGACCCGCTGGCGCTCGGGCAGGCGGCGGCGTCCCGGCTCGGCGGCGACTGGCAGATCGATGACATCGTCATTGAAGAAGGCGCCCCCGACGAGCGGGGGGCGTCGGCCCCCCGAGAAACCGAATCGGCCGTTGGTACGGCACCGACAGCGAACGCGGTAAGTGTTCAGGGCCGCGCGGAGGGTCCGATTCCTCGGGGGGCTCGCGCCCCGTTCTTCCCGTCGAGCGAATCGGAATCGCGCGAGGTGCCCCCGTCGCCCGAGCAACTCATCGAAGCCATGTTGTTCGTGGGCGGGAACCCGCTCTCGGCCGCCACCGCGTGTTCGGCGATTCGCGGGTTGACGGAGGACCGGTTCCAGGCGGCGATCGATCTCCTCAACCGCCGGTACCGCGCGCAACAACGTCCCTACGCGATCGACCCCCGCGGCGACGGTTACGTACTGGCCGTGCGGGCGCCGTACCGGAACCTGCGCGAACGCATCTTCGGCGGCCCGCGCGAAACGCGACTCGGTCAGCCGGCCCTCGACGTCCTCTCCGTGGTGGCGTACCGCCAGCCGGTCGGCAAAGCGGAAGTGGACACGATCCGCGGGACCGACTCCGGCCCGGTGCTCCGGCAACTGGTGCGGCTCGGCCTCGTTACGGTCCAGCACCGGGCGGAGGCAACCGGGCGCGAGGTGCGCTACGGCACCACTCCGCGGTTCCTTCAGGTTTTTGGTCTCGCGTCACTGGACGATTTGCCGCGGCTCGGAGAAGCTCAGTCGGGGTAGCACCTTCACACGGGGAGCGGCCATGTTCGAAATCGTCTACCGGTTCGACCCG from the Frigoriglobus tundricola genome contains:
- the ruvB gene encoding Holliday junction branch migration DNA helicase RuvB, whose protein sequence is MAREKVIGPSSGDDERKQHDAALRPKLLKEVIGQRKVAERLEIAVRASQKLNEPLGHILFDGPPGLGKTTFATVLPNELGTSIQMTSGPALSKPADLLPFLTNLEEGSVLFIDEIHRMPRVVEEFIYPAMEDFRIDIVLGEGMSARTITYSLKRFTLIGATTRSGMLSGPMRDRFKMHEHLEFYSVEELATIIRINSGKLNTPITESAARELARRSRGTPRVANSRLHWTRSYSAAKHDGSISEPIAKAALDMAEVDSDGLDKNDRRYLEILIDLYGGGPTGVEALAATINLASDTLSDEIEPYLLREQYITRSPRGRVAMPRAYTALGKLPPRPKPDDKQGSLFE
- a CDS encoding DUF1559 family PulG-like putative transporter, which produces MFRSRTPRGFTLIELLVVIAIIAILIGLLLPAVQKVREAAARMSCGNNVKQMCLALHNAHDTNNTLPPMAAYQYGGAYYAPFFFHLLPFIEQQNVYKAATIGGYVLPEWSTPGPTGYLRQTRIKTYQCPSDATLGTNQATDWFPGDSSYGANFQVFGNPNFNQSTTVRSDWDGKTTLVAITDGTSNTIAIAEKLAYCPGVTTATLVGPYVNGSNSAGGTWWMRGIFNSGNFTGAADPGGDDSFPGDRVSGVFAGGNNTWSDGTYWYTGVDSKPTIFRVPGNNTESGPCDRGQASSSHGLIQVGLCDGSVRLISSSISAQTWWAACTRNGGETLNSDW
- a CDS encoding sigma-70 family RNA polymerase sigma factor, yielding MTLPAPRISGFLAPIRDAAASDAELLDRFVTHRDGPAFAALVARHGPMVFGVCRRVLRDWHTAEDAFQATFLVLARKAASIHPPGAVAGWLHGVAYRVAKGARRTDLRMTARERPTAELPEPAAPTGPDTDLRTVLDDELRKLPSKYRDLLVACDLEERPRAPVAASLGIPEGTLSSRLTTARKLLARRLSKRGVAPAFTAGIALNGPSGIASEVPRAVWASAARFGSAAGTVPCRVSSLTKGVVRTMPHRVLRPIAWLLISTCGAIGVALAASGPPSPVSRVPTTKPCAIAFIAPPEIVPPRVAPKATPKHLNKLMFSRDGDLVMTDPDGTNQKQLLDGKKVTFASFLTAVAPDGTRACSFWVSRHKENRMSTILVVKLDDQDTGTDYAEDGELLRWCCWSADGTRLLISDADGPEPPDRFKLTHHVIDVATGKRTELDLPADHLVIDWARDGSFLSRVAVLDSAEKVGAWHLWLLGPDGKPKAEIRPNDKSGGGLPALHRWQGQPFG
- a CDS encoding transposase family protein is translated as MQFDEKWDFVGRKEKNCGPDETRRGDCWDHVALDPESRLVVSLLVGKRTEDATHALVRDFHRRTGGRVMRLMTSDEYPVYASAIRDTYGHLVTPPRTGRPGRPRKAHRVIPPEVTYATVHKERENNRVVAVSTRVVFGAVVAVTAALLASAVSTAVNTCFVERHNGTDRNRCSRKVRKSYGFSKDWDTHRAATAFSYFSYNFCWPVRTLRHKGADGRWHQRTPAMAAGLTDRVWALSEWLTLPAVQCR
- a CDS encoding IS1 family transposase; amino-acid sequence: MDDLSRFCCLNAHCPDHGKRNHGNLTVPARYGPNKTRVLRCRTCKARFSERKGTPLFDARLPAARVTAVLAHVAEGIGTRKTARLTGVHTNTVTRYIRRAGQHARALHDELVAFSPDDPRSAVR
- a CDS encoding TolB-like translocation protein, which produces MYSLSPRDPDKTPDAGGLAVCDIVTGKSSPVANVPLNARIISVCWSPDGKKLAYSWRITEDRKKENPDLQEVEFHITVCDPDGQNQKTVASEKGQVRSCSIGHVYWR
- a CDS encoding YbaN family protein produces the protein MPDERASPPPVAPGRSDPPVATGLKRFLYVCAGLVCVGLAYLGAILPGLPTTPWVLLASYCFSRSSPRLNRWLKRSPIFGKLLRDWEEHRGIRRPVKIVAVCLVVTVVSLSITYGPLPIKAKWVIGVLALIGIGTIVFVVPTIKSDPRA
- a CDS encoding HEAT repeat domain-containing protein, which gives rise to MRRTAPLALFFGLTVAAGGCGKKAPEVSPGPEGRTAVQPSDPPEDTAAARLKLLSSLKGTNQEARRKAIEDLSWLAEEDPAVLPALVELLKDKNTAGSGRTLANQINSTREAAALTILKCTNGDRVMKEKGLAALREGLTDPAPAVREHIAYTIGQLGPIAKPLAPDVQMLCTDPDKNVRGVAFDTLRVTGVADPVALVRLLTHTDEDVVLLASELVPLLPDVPVAAIGPLTEALVAENPNVRYAAAEGLATAGPNAAAAVQALTDAVKKSYPAEFDRKTARLSGPEMAYWKALGRTGEPAVVPTAKLLDHSNLLVRMLAVRTLGEIGAPAKVAKDALKKALNDTTVNVAVEAAAALCKLGEAQEDAVALMKRAMEATGEGVAGYAIEAIPRLGEVGKPLVPLALAKMADADPNTRLAAVLLVGLLPPSEATKAASDVGKRLTDDVPEIRSAAGRVLEQLGPVGAPAADALGRALQAEKEENIRDQFVEALVAMGPGAKAGLPGLLPLVAEKGLPIPLRTKAITGSVTADPGSPDVATALEKAAGDSNFEIRVAAADAMGHLNPLPAAPLDRLLKMAKNDARNDPRVAALRGLTTAGIRAKAAGAELDAIVAGPQPGLALLAQVARASVDGNPQRASDAVRKGLTDRNSQVRAAAAESLLFIGPKPIDLPALLKLLMDANRPTRVAAATGVGRIGSAAKDAVPQLTRLLNDNTGDVRIAAAAALGDIGTAPKATVAKLRDLQRNDPVAKFAAQRAINKLGEK
- a CDS encoding tartrate dehydrogenase encodes the protein MAVHRIAVIGGDGIGPEVIDQAIRAAEVAARKHDGADLQWAKLPWSTAYYKQHGRMLPEDGWDQLKAYEAILFGAVGDPSVPDKITVHELLLPMRRKYDQYVNLRPAYLFAGVPCPLAGKKPGEIDMLVYRENTEGEYAPVGGNLYPGTENQIAVQTGVFTWKGCERILRAAFEAARKRPRKKLTSITKSNAQVYGLGLWDDVFHAVRKDYTDVDSGSLLVDAAAMDFVRKPESFDVVVASNLFGDILTDLSAAVTGSIGLASSANINPTKKFPSMFEPVHGSAPDIAGKGIANPLAAVLSAALMLDHLGLAQSAAAVRAAVAHVLATGAVRTPDLGGSATTTQMGDAVVAALA
- the scpB gene encoding SMC-Scp complex subunit ScpB, producing the protein MEPTEDPPPEPTDPLALGQAAASRLGGDWQIDDIVIEEGAPDERGASAPRETESAVGTAPTANAVSVQGRAEGPIPRGARAPFFPSSESESREVPPSPEQLIEAMLFVGGNPLSAATACSAIRGLTEDRFQAAIDLLNRRYRAQQRPYAIDPRGDGYVLAVRAPYRNLRERIFGGPRETRLGQPALDVLSVVAYRQPVGKAEVDTIRGTDSGPVLRQLVRLGLVTVQHRAEATGREVRYGTTPRFLQVFGLASLDDLPRLGEAQSG